A genome region from Pangasianodon hypophthalmus isolate fPanHyp1 chromosome 11, fPanHyp1.pri, whole genome shotgun sequence includes the following:
- the phka2 gene encoding phosphorylase b kinase regulatory subunit alpha, liver isoform isoform X3 has product MRSRSNSGVRLDAFSRLVHETILCYQNPVTGLLSASAQQKDAWVRDNVYSILAVWGLGMAYRKNADRDEDKAKAYELEQTVVKLMRGLLQCMMRQMEKVEKFKHTQSTKDCLHAKYDTSTCATVVGDDQWGHLQVDATSLYLLMLAQMTASGLRIISNLDEVAFIQNLVFYIEAAYKVADYGMWERGDKTNQGIAELNGSSIGMAKAALEAIDELDLFGAHGGPKSVIHVLPDEVEHCQSILCSMLPRASTSKEIDAGLLSVISFPAFAVEDADLVNITKSEIISKLQGRYGCCRFIRDGYKTPKEDPSRLHYDPAELKLFENIECEWPVFWTYLILDGVFNGDRVQVQEYREALEGVLIRAKHGIRLMPELYAVPADKVEDEYRNPHSVDRVATGQLPHLWGQSLYILSSLLEEGFLAPGEIDPLNRRFSTGFKPDVVVQVSVVAETEEIKALLKCNGIEVQSVSEVQPIRIMPARILSHIYVKLGNCRKLNLTGRPYRHIGVLGTSKFYEIRNRTYTFTPQFIDQHHFYLALDNQMIVEMLRTELAYLSSCWRMTGRPTLTFPITQSMLVEDGESIDPCILSTLRKLQGGYFAGVRVQMANLSTFLTTSFHTKLSFMDADSEENREDEDEDEEDDYNEDEDDEGGSKDVLDQYFAHLLQSTATKSQLPPIQKGQHHVFSAEHTTRDILTLMAQVQGHNMPKASMYLPVAPIMNKHRKSLNLLELPHPQHHTPQQHHKAPALDLHLPHDAQGNTDFAALVNHLKECPTLQDQADILYILYAMKGAEWMVNISGQKGATVRTLLEELYIKAGACKEWGLIRYISGILKKKVEVLAEACTDLISHQKQLTVGLPPEPREKVITVPLPPEELNNLIYEASGQDISIAVLTQEIMVYLAMYVRSQPNLFGDMLRLRIGLIMQVMATELARSLQCSGEEASEGLMNLSPSDMKNLLHHILSGKEFGVERSVHPTESRTTSPAISIHELGHTGATKTERTGIRKLKCEIKQLDDSRPISRCSSPSTPSGVMSPTGTGDPRLQWEERQGQWLRRRRLDGAINRVPMGFYQKVWKILQKCHGLSIAGYVLPSSTTREMTEGEIKFAVHVESVLNHVPQPEYRQLLVEAIMVLTLVADMEIPSIGGIIYIDRIVQMANELFLQDQKSSGANEFFLEKDPATGICNFFYDSAPSGSYGSMTYLSKAVVTYVHDFLPSGSCLMQ; this is encoded by the exons ATGCGGAGCCGGAGCAATTCAGGAGTGCGACTGGATGCGTTCTCTAGACTCGTCCATGAGACCATCCTGTGCTACCAG AATCCAGTGACAGGTTTGCTCTCGGCCAGTGCACAGCAGAAAGATGCCTGGGTCAGGGACAACGTTTACAGCATCCTGGCAGTGTGGGGTCTGGGAATGGCCTATCGCAAGAATGCGGACCGTGACGAGGATAAGGCCAAGGCCTATGAGCTCGAACAG ACTGTGGTCAAGCTGATGCGAGGACTTCTGCAGTGCATGATGAGACAG ATGGAAAAGGTGGAgaagtttaaacacacacagagcaccaAGGACTGCCTGCACGCCAAGTACGACACATCCACTTGTGCAACGGTGGTTGGGGACGACCAGTGGGGGCACTTACAGGTAGATGCTACGTCATTGTATCTGCTGATGCTGGCACAGATGACGGCTTCCG GTCTGCGTATCATATCGAACCTGGATGAGGTGGCTTTTATCCAGAACTTGGTGTTCTACATTGAAGCTGCTTATAAAGTCGCT gattATGGCATGTGGGAGAGAGGAGACAAGACCAACCAGGGGATTGCTGAATTAAATGGGAGCTCTATTGGAATGGCAAAG gCTGCTCTGGAGGCCATTGATGAACTTGACCTGTTTGGAGCTCATGGAGGCCCCAAATCCGTGATCCACGTTCTACCCGATGAAGTGGAGCACTGCCAG TCAATCCTGTGCTCCATGCTGCCACGAGCCTCAACATCTAAGGAGATCGATGCTGGTCTGCTCTCGGTTATCTCCTTCCCTGCTTTTGCAGTTGAGGACGCTGACCTGGTCAACATCACTAAGAGCGAGATCATCTCCAAGCTGCAG GGACGTTACGGGTGCTGTCGGTTTATTAGAGATGGCTACAAGACCCCAAAAGAG GATCCTTCTCGGCTTCATTATGACCCAGCAGAACTGAAGCTGTTTGAGAATATTGAATGTGAATGGCCAGTCTTTTGGACTTATCTCATACTGGATGGTGTTTTCAATGGCGATCGTGTACAG GTGCAGGAATACAGAGAGGCTCTGGAGGGTGTCTTGATCCGAGCTAAACACGGCATCCGGCTGATGCCTGAGCTTTACGCTGTACCTGCTGAcaag GTTGAAGATGAGTACAGGAATCCTCACAGTGTGGACCGTGTAGCCACAGGCCAGCTGCCTCACTTATGGGGACAATCTCTCTACATTCTGAGCAGCCTGCTAGAAGAG GGTTTTCTTGCTCCTGGAGAGATAGATCCTCTAAACAGAAGGTTCTCTACTGGCTTCAAACCAGATGTTGTTGtccaag tCAGTGTAGTAGCAGAGACGGAGGAGATCAAGGCACTGCTGAAGTGTAATGGAATTGAGGTGCAGAGTGTGTCTGAAGTCCAGCCCATCCGAATCATGCCAGCTCGTATTCTGAGCCACATCTACGTCAAGCTGG GAAACTGTAGGAAGCTGAATTTGACTGGGCGGCCGTATCGACACATTGGTGTTCTTGGGACTTCCAAGTTCTATGAGATCAGGAATCGTACCTACACTTTTACCCCACAG TTCATTGACCAGCATCATTTCTACCTGGCTCTGGATAATCAGATGATAGTGGAGATGCTGAGGACCGAGTTGGCCTACCTCTCTTCCTGTTGGCGGATGACCGGGAGACCCACGCTCACTTTCCCGATTACACAAAGCATGCTGG TGGAGGACGGTGAAAGCATCGACCCTTGCATCCTGTCCACTTTGAGAAAGCTTCAGGGTGGCTATTTTGCAGGCGTGAG AGTTCAGATGGCAAACCTCTCCACATTCCTCACTACCTCCTTCCACACCAAGCTCAGCTTCATGGACGCTGACTCAGAGGAGAACcgtgaagatgaagatgaagatgaagaggatgaCTACAATGAAGATGAAGACGATGAAG GAGGTTCCAAAGATGTTCTGGACCAGTACTTTGCCCACCTCCTGCAGAGCACAGCCACAAAGTCACAACTCCCTCCCATCCAGAAGGGGCAGCACCATGTTTTCAGCGCTGAGCACACCACCAGGGACATCCTGACCCTCATGGCTCAGGTTCAGGGCCACAACATGCCTA AGGCGTCTATGTATTTACCTGTGGCTCCCATCATGAATAAACACAGGAAGTCTCTAAACCTGCTGGAACTCCCACATCCTCAACACCACACTCCTCAACAACACCACAAG GCTCCTGCTCTAGACCTTCACCTGCCCCATGATGCTCAAGGCAACACAGACTTTGCTGCACTCGTGAATCACCTGAAGGAATGCCCCACATTACAGGACCAGGCTGATATTCTTTATATTCTCTATGCTATGAA AGGTGCGGAGTGGATGGTGAATATATCTGGGCAGAAGGGAGCCACAGTGCGCACTCTGCTTGAGGAGCTCTACATCAAGGCTGGAGCATGTAAAGAGTGGGGACTTATTCGGTACATCTCGGGCATCTTGAAGAAGAAGGTGGAGGTCTTGGCTGAG GCCTGTACTGATCTGATCTCGCATCAAAAGCAGCTGACAGTGGGTCTTCCTCCAGAGCCAAGGGAGAAAGTCAtcactgt TCCTCTCCCACCTGAAGAACTGAATAATTTGATCTATGAGGCCAGCGGTCAGGATATAAGCATTGCGGTACTTACCCAG GAAATCATGGTGTACCTCGCCATGTATGTGCGCTCCCAGCCGAATCTGTTCGGAGACATGCTGCGTCTGAGGATAGGCCTCATCATGCAGGTGATGGCCACCGAGCTTGCTCGTAGTCTCCAGTGCTCAG GTGAGGAGGCATCTGAAGGTTTGATGAACCTCAGTCCATCAGACATGAAAAATCTGCTCCATCACATCTTGAGCGGTAAAGAGTTTGGAGTGGAGAGGAGCG TGCATCCCACTGAGTCCAGGACCACCAGTCCAGCCATATCCATCCATGAGCTCGGACACACAGGAGCCACCAAAACAGAACGCACAGGCATCAGGAAGCTGAAGTGTGAAATCAAACAG CTGGATGACTCCAGACCAATCAGC AGGTGTAGCAGTCCGTCGACCCCCAGTGGTGTCATGTCACCTACAGGTACGGGAGACCCACGCCTGCAGTGGGAAGAGCGCCAGGGGCAGTGGCTGAGGAGACGCCGCCTGGATGGCGCTATTAATCGAGTGCCCATGGGCTTCTACCAGAAAGTGTGGAAGATCCTGCAGAAATGCCACGGCCTCTCAATCGCAGGATACGTGCTGCCCTCCTCTACCACCCGTGAG aTGACAGAGGGAGAGATCAAGTTTGCTGTGCATGTGGAGTCTGTGCTGAACCACGTTCCTCAGCCTGAGTATCGGCAGCTGCTGGTGGAGGCCATCATGGTGCTCACCCTGGTGGCTGATATGGAGATCCCCAGCATCGGTGGAATTATTTACATCGACCGAATTGTTCAGATGGCGAATGAACTCTTCTTGCAGGACCAG AAATCTAGCGGGGCCAATGAGTTTTTCCTGGAGAAAGATCCTGCCACAGGAATCTGCAACTTCTTCTATGACAGCGCCCCCAGTGGCAGCTACGGCTCTATGACCTATCTGTCCAAAGCCGTGGTCACGTATGTTCACGACTTCCTCCCCAGTGGCAGCTGTCTGATGCAGTGA
- the phka2 gene encoding phosphorylase b kinase regulatory subunit alpha, liver isoform isoform X5: MAYRKNADRDEDKAKAYELEQTVVKLMRGLLQCMMRQMEKVEKFKHTQSTKDCLHAKYDTSTCATVVGDDQWGHLQVDATSLYLLMLAQMTASGLRIISNLDEVAFIQNLVFYIEAAYKVADYGMWERGDKTNQGIAELNGSSIGMAKAALEAIDELDLFGAHGGPKSVIHVLPDEVEHCQSILCSMLPRASTSKEIDAGLLSVISFPAFAVEDADLVNITKSEIISKLQGRYGCCRFIRDGYKTPKEDPSRLHYDPAELKLFENIECEWPVFWTYLILDGVFNGDRVQVQEYREALEGVLIRAKHGIRLMPELYAVPADKVEDEYRNPHSVDRVATGQLPHLWGQSLYILSSLLEEGFLAPGEIDPLNRRFSTGFKPDVVVQVSVVAETEEIKALLKCNGIEVQSVSEVQPIRIMPARILSHIYVKLGNCRKLNLTGRPYRHIGVLGTSKFYEIRNRTYTFTPQFIDQHHFYLALDNQMIVEMLRTELAYLSSCWRMTGRPTLTFPITQSMLVEDGESIDPCILSTLRKLQGGYFAGVRVQMANLSTFLTTSFHTKLSFMDADSEENREDEDEDEEDDYNEDEDDEGGSKDVLDQYFAHLLQSTATKSQLPPIQKGQHHVFSAEHTTRDILTLMAQVQGHNMPKASMYLPVAPIMNKHRKSLNLLELPHPQHHTPQQHHKAPALDLHLPHDAQGNTDFAALVNHLKECPTLQDQADILYILYAMKGAEWMVNISGQKGATVRTLLEELYIKAGACKEWGLIRYISGILKKKVEVLAEACTDLISHQKQLTVGLPPEPREKVITVPLPPEELNNLIYEASGQDISIAVLTQEIMVYLAMYVRSQPNLFGDMLRLRIGLIMQVMATELARSLQCSGEEASEGLMNLSPSDMKNLLHHILSGKEFGVERSVHPTESRTTSPAISIHELGHTGATKTERTGIRKLKCEIKQLDDSRPISIFTGGYSTGSNVTSPRSTRCSSPSTPSGVMSPTGTGDPRLQWEERQGQWLRRRRLDGAINRVPMGFYQKVWKILQKCHGLSIAGYVLPSSTTREMTEGEIKFAVHVESVLNHVPQPEYRQLLVEAIMVLTLVADMEIPSIGGIIYIDRIVQMANELFLQDQKSSGANEFFLEKDPATGICNFFYDSAPSGSYGSMTYLSKAVVTYVHDFLPSGSCLMQ; the protein is encoded by the exons ATGGCCTATCGCAAGAATGCGGACCGTGACGAGGATAAGGCCAAGGCCTATGAGCTCGAACAG ACTGTGGTCAAGCTGATGCGAGGACTTCTGCAGTGCATGATGAGACAG ATGGAAAAGGTGGAgaagtttaaacacacacagagcaccaAGGACTGCCTGCACGCCAAGTACGACACATCCACTTGTGCAACGGTGGTTGGGGACGACCAGTGGGGGCACTTACAGGTAGATGCTACGTCATTGTATCTGCTGATGCTGGCACAGATGACGGCTTCCG GTCTGCGTATCATATCGAACCTGGATGAGGTGGCTTTTATCCAGAACTTGGTGTTCTACATTGAAGCTGCTTATAAAGTCGCT gattATGGCATGTGGGAGAGAGGAGACAAGACCAACCAGGGGATTGCTGAATTAAATGGGAGCTCTATTGGAATGGCAAAG gCTGCTCTGGAGGCCATTGATGAACTTGACCTGTTTGGAGCTCATGGAGGCCCCAAATCCGTGATCCACGTTCTACCCGATGAAGTGGAGCACTGCCAG TCAATCCTGTGCTCCATGCTGCCACGAGCCTCAACATCTAAGGAGATCGATGCTGGTCTGCTCTCGGTTATCTCCTTCCCTGCTTTTGCAGTTGAGGACGCTGACCTGGTCAACATCACTAAGAGCGAGATCATCTCCAAGCTGCAG GGACGTTACGGGTGCTGTCGGTTTATTAGAGATGGCTACAAGACCCCAAAAGAG GATCCTTCTCGGCTTCATTATGACCCAGCAGAACTGAAGCTGTTTGAGAATATTGAATGTGAATGGCCAGTCTTTTGGACTTATCTCATACTGGATGGTGTTTTCAATGGCGATCGTGTACAG GTGCAGGAATACAGAGAGGCTCTGGAGGGTGTCTTGATCCGAGCTAAACACGGCATCCGGCTGATGCCTGAGCTTTACGCTGTACCTGCTGAcaag GTTGAAGATGAGTACAGGAATCCTCACAGTGTGGACCGTGTAGCCACAGGCCAGCTGCCTCACTTATGGGGACAATCTCTCTACATTCTGAGCAGCCTGCTAGAAGAG GGTTTTCTTGCTCCTGGAGAGATAGATCCTCTAAACAGAAGGTTCTCTACTGGCTTCAAACCAGATGTTGTTGtccaag tCAGTGTAGTAGCAGAGACGGAGGAGATCAAGGCACTGCTGAAGTGTAATGGAATTGAGGTGCAGAGTGTGTCTGAAGTCCAGCCCATCCGAATCATGCCAGCTCGTATTCTGAGCCACATCTACGTCAAGCTGG GAAACTGTAGGAAGCTGAATTTGACTGGGCGGCCGTATCGACACATTGGTGTTCTTGGGACTTCCAAGTTCTATGAGATCAGGAATCGTACCTACACTTTTACCCCACAG TTCATTGACCAGCATCATTTCTACCTGGCTCTGGATAATCAGATGATAGTGGAGATGCTGAGGACCGAGTTGGCCTACCTCTCTTCCTGTTGGCGGATGACCGGGAGACCCACGCTCACTTTCCCGATTACACAAAGCATGCTGG TGGAGGACGGTGAAAGCATCGACCCTTGCATCCTGTCCACTTTGAGAAAGCTTCAGGGTGGCTATTTTGCAGGCGTGAG AGTTCAGATGGCAAACCTCTCCACATTCCTCACTACCTCCTTCCACACCAAGCTCAGCTTCATGGACGCTGACTCAGAGGAGAACcgtgaagatgaagatgaagatgaagaggatgaCTACAATGAAGATGAAGACGATGAAG GAGGTTCCAAAGATGTTCTGGACCAGTACTTTGCCCACCTCCTGCAGAGCACAGCCACAAAGTCACAACTCCCTCCCATCCAGAAGGGGCAGCACCATGTTTTCAGCGCTGAGCACACCACCAGGGACATCCTGACCCTCATGGCTCAGGTTCAGGGCCACAACATGCCTA AGGCGTCTATGTATTTACCTGTGGCTCCCATCATGAATAAACACAGGAAGTCTCTAAACCTGCTGGAACTCCCACATCCTCAACACCACACTCCTCAACAACACCACAAG GCTCCTGCTCTAGACCTTCACCTGCCCCATGATGCTCAAGGCAACACAGACTTTGCTGCACTCGTGAATCACCTGAAGGAATGCCCCACATTACAGGACCAGGCTGATATTCTTTATATTCTCTATGCTATGAA AGGTGCGGAGTGGATGGTGAATATATCTGGGCAGAAGGGAGCCACAGTGCGCACTCTGCTTGAGGAGCTCTACATCAAGGCTGGAGCATGTAAAGAGTGGGGACTTATTCGGTACATCTCGGGCATCTTGAAGAAGAAGGTGGAGGTCTTGGCTGAG GCCTGTACTGATCTGATCTCGCATCAAAAGCAGCTGACAGTGGGTCTTCCTCCAGAGCCAAGGGAGAAAGTCAtcactgt TCCTCTCCCACCTGAAGAACTGAATAATTTGATCTATGAGGCCAGCGGTCAGGATATAAGCATTGCGGTACTTACCCAG GAAATCATGGTGTACCTCGCCATGTATGTGCGCTCCCAGCCGAATCTGTTCGGAGACATGCTGCGTCTGAGGATAGGCCTCATCATGCAGGTGATGGCCACCGAGCTTGCTCGTAGTCTCCAGTGCTCAG GTGAGGAGGCATCTGAAGGTTTGATGAACCTCAGTCCATCAGACATGAAAAATCTGCTCCATCACATCTTGAGCGGTAAAGAGTTTGGAGTGGAGAGGAGCG TGCATCCCACTGAGTCCAGGACCACCAGTCCAGCCATATCCATCCATGAGCTCGGACACACAGGAGCCACCAAAACAGAACGCACAGGCATCAGGAAGCTGAAGTGTGAAATCAAACAG CTGGATGACTCCAGACCAATCAGC ATTTTTACTGGTGGTTATTCAACAGGCAGTAATGTCACATCCCCCCGCTCCACG AGGTGTAGCAGTCCGTCGACCCCCAGTGGTGTCATGTCACCTACAGGTACGGGAGACCCACGCCTGCAGTGGGAAGAGCGCCAGGGGCAGTGGCTGAGGAGACGCCGCCTGGATGGCGCTATTAATCGAGTGCCCATGGGCTTCTACCAGAAAGTGTGGAAGATCCTGCAGAAATGCCACGGCCTCTCAATCGCAGGATACGTGCTGCCCTCCTCTACCACCCGTGAG aTGACAGAGGGAGAGATCAAGTTTGCTGTGCATGTGGAGTCTGTGCTGAACCACGTTCCTCAGCCTGAGTATCGGCAGCTGCTGGTGGAGGCCATCATGGTGCTCACCCTGGTGGCTGATATGGAGATCCCCAGCATCGGTGGAATTATTTACATCGACCGAATTGTTCAGATGGCGAATGAACTCTTCTTGCAGGACCAG AAATCTAGCGGGGCCAATGAGTTTTTCCTGGAGAAAGATCCTGCCACAGGAATCTGCAACTTCTTCTATGACAGCGCCCCCAGTGGCAGCTACGGCTCTATGACCTATCTGTCCAAAGCCGTGGTCACGTATGTTCACGACTTCCTCCCCAGTGGCAGCTGTCTGATGCAGTGA